The Streptobacillus felis genomic interval TTTATTTATCTTTCTATCAAACTTTATTTCAAATCCATTACTTAATCCTGATATATCATATATATTTTCATTATCTGTAATTATACTTCTTAAATATCTTGTATTACTATATTTTAGATAGATCTTATTATTCTTTATTGGAAATGATAAATTAATATCTAAATTCTCATTTCTTCTAGACCTTCTTTTATCAGATACTTCTTCTAATTCTTCTCCAGGAAGTAATTCATCTACATTCTTCATTACTTTTCTATTTGGTAGTATAGGTCTTACAAAAGTATATGATATATCTAGTTTTTCATTTAATATTAATCCTTCAACTCCTGCACTTATATTGTATCTATATTTACCAACTTCATTATTTTCTCCATAATTATCAAAACCTAGTGATAGTTTAAATGGATTAGTTTTCTTATTAGTTATTACTATATTTGACTTATCTTCTTCTATAGATGGTTCTATACTAACATCTATATTATTACTTTTAGCATATTTGAAGTTAGATACTAGTGTATCTATTTTTGATACATCTAGTTCTTCTCCACTTTTTAAATCACTATTTAAACTAATAGCCAAACTATCTTCAATTCCATTATATATTATCTTATCTATTTCTGTAGAATAAACAATAAATGGTATTAGTATTATTAGTAATTTTTTCATAATTCACCATTCATATTATTTAATTTATAAATATAGTTTAGAATAGTAATATTTAAAATTTCTTTTTCTTTTTCAGTTAATACCTTTATTAACTCATCTTCATAATCATTTGTAAATATAAGCTTGATTTCACCTTCTTCTCTTGTCATTTCTAGGAATTCTTCTATATCACTATCATTAATTATTAATTCAAATTGATCTCCAAGCTTATTATTGAAATATACAAATTTTAAAGATTCTTTAGGTACTTCATATATTATTTTTCTTTCATTTGTTATAAACTCTACTTTCCTTGTTGCAAAAGTTTTTTCAAGTTGTAATATCATGAAATTTAATGTTGGTTTCATATCTTTTTTTGTTTCTATATACGGTCTTAATAAATCTAATTTACTTGAAAATCTTTCATCATTTGTTGAAAAACTTTCAATAATTAAGTCTCTTGTAACTTGTGTAGCTCTTTGTGGGACAGAGTATCCAATAACTCCTAATATTAAAGTAATCAATATTACCTTTTTCATTTTAATGGTTCTCCTTTTTCTGTTAAAATATTAAACTTTTCTTTATAAATTTCTCCTATTTCTTCATCTGCTTGAAAATGTTCTATCGAAAACACTATATCTAAAATTTCATTATTATAGTATTGTCTAATTTTATCAAGTAAATTTTTCAATTTATCATTTTCTTCTGAACTTGTATCATAACCTACATATACTTCATAATCCCTATACCATTTATACTCATCATCATATTGTTCTACATATATTTTAAATAATATATACATTTTACTTTTTTCAAGATACTTATCCCAATCCATATTTTCTATTTTTATAGGTTTAGAATTTATTTCTTTTAATATATCTTGTTCTACTAAATCATCGTATTTTATTTTCTTATCAAATAATCCAAAAATAACATTATTATGTTTTACATATCTAACTCCACTAAATTCTTTCTTTATTAAGTGTATGTCAAATTTAATATTACATTTTTTAGGATTATCATTACTAAAAGCTTCACATATTTCTAACTTATTTTCTTCTAATATTTCTAATATTTTTTCAAAATCATTACCTTTTGATTTATCATAAATTAGTTCGTTTACTATATATGGTTTCATATATTGTAGATGTGTATCTAATATATAATATTTGTATCTTTTTATAGATTCTTCATCATATTTAATATTTTCTACATATATATCATTAAAATAATCTAATTTTAAATCAAATCTGCCTTCAAAATATATGCTATTACTCCAGTTTGCATCTAAACCTTCATGTTCAAGCATATATGGGCCTACACTTATATCTTTGGTTTGTATTATTAAATTATATTCTTGCTCATAATATGACACAACTTGCTGTCTAATTTCATTTGGAACACCATATAACCACCTATAAATTGGAAAAATAGAGAGAATTAATAAAATAAAAAATATGCCTAAAGCAATTAAAAAATTTTCTTTCATTTCTATTTACCTACTTTCTGCTTCCTTTTTACAAGTTTATTTGCATTTTTATCAACTTTTCCTACTTGATGATTTTGAGTTATTCCAACTATTGCTTCATTATACTTCTTTATATAATCTTTTTTTTCATATTCCTTTATTTGTTTTTCCAAGCCAATAGCCTTATATTCTGTAGTTTTACTAGATAAAAACCAGTTTCTTCTTTGTAACAATTCTAAATAATGATTAATATCAGGATGTTTTTCTAACAATTCTTTTCTAATTTTTCTATTTATAAGATTTGCGTTCTTACTATTTTGATATGCCGTTTCTATCATATATTTAGAATTTTCCGGATAAAACTTTCTTATACTTTTTAATAATATATTAATCATTAAATCATAATGCATTAAATCACTAGCAAAATTTGCAGTTTTATTATTAGTTGTTAATTTCCCTTTAGAAATAGTAGTTCCATTTAAAAGAGCTGATAATGGAATAACAGCTAAAGAATCCCTATCTCCACTAGTATCATATCCAACTCTTTCTCTTCCTTTAATTTCATTTTTTATCACACTATCATAAACAACAGGAGCTGGATCAAATGTTACAGCTTGTGTATTTATTAATCTTCTTGAGATATAATTTGCTATTCCTCCGCCTAATGAATGTCCTACTAAAAGGGCTACTTTCCCTTTATTTTTGGAACTTTCTAAATATTCTTTTACTTGTTTATAAGCCTCCAAATATTGATCATTGTTCCTTTCTGATAACTGAATATCATTTTTTATATCATTTATTTTTGTTTTTTCTGTACCCCTAAACGATATTATTATTTCTCCCGTATTTTTATTCTCTAATATATATCCATCTAATCCATTTTTTTCATCTTTGATTACTTTTTTTACAACTAAATCTTTATAAAAAGTTTTTTCAACACTATAATCCTTATATGCATTTTGTGCTATCTTATTCAATTCATCAACTGTAAATCCTTTTGTATCAATCCCTGTATAGATGTTATTTGGATTATCTACATAAAAAATAGTGTCAACTTTCTTATCAATTGTTCCTTCTATTTTTTCTTTTAATAGTATATTGTTAGCTACATTTCTCTTTTCTAAATCGTTTAATTTATTAAACTTTTTCTTGTTTTTTTCATCTAAACTTTTTTCTATTTCTAATATTTGTTTTTGTATCTCTTTTTCTGAAAATCTAGGTACATATGTATAATTTCTAAGTTCACTCATTTCTTCCATAGTAAGTGTTTTGGTTTCTACTTCTATAGATGTTCTACTTTCATTTATTTCTTCTTGTTTATAATGTAAAGTATTATCATCTATTTCTTCGTTTTCATATTTCCATCTATTTGTTTCATATGTTACTAACTTTTTCATACTTTCTAAATCTAATACATCCACATTATTTATATTAATATAAAGTGTGTTATCTTTTGTAGTCCCTGCCTTTGTTATTACTCCTTTATCATTTGTAATATTATCTAGAAAGACTACATCCTTAAATTCTTTCCCACCAACTTTTCCTATATCTCTATAATATGATTTTATTATTGAAATTCTTTCTTCATCACTTTTTGAATTTTCTAAAATACCTTTATATCTCCTTAATAAAGTCTCTGTGTCAACATTTAATTTTGTAACTTCTTTATTTATTTCAGTAAGTAAATTAGCTCCATCTATATTAACTGTTGTATCTATAGCCCTAACATAGGCACTAGGTGTCCCTAATACATTCTTAAAATCATCTATGACCTTATCTCTATTTTCTTTATGTAATAGTTCTAAATGAGCATTGTATTTCTTTCCATCTACTTCTATTTCTGAACTTGTTATCTTACCTTCTCTACTTAAACCTATACCAAATCCATTTCCTTTATGTGATAGTGAACCTCTTCCACCTAATACACTACTACCTGATAAATCTAATCCTAAGCCTATACCAGTATCATTTACCTTTACATTTGCATCTACTCCAGTAACTCCACTCATGCCTGCTGACACTGAAAATCCTAAATCTAAACTTGATTTATCTTCTTTTTTCTCATCTCTTTTATCTTCTTCTAATACTTTTTCACTATTTATTTTTATATCTTCTAAATTTAATTTATTCTTACTATATATCTTCTCATCTAATGAATACCTCTTATTACTATACCCTACCCCAACTGTTCCACTCATTGTTAATGGGTTAAATGATAAATCTACATTTCCCCCATCTGTTTTATCACTTACTCTTTTACTGCTTTCTCCTTGTAATAAATGTGTCTCTTTTGAATTTATCTCTAAACTCTCTCCATTTATTTCTTGATTTAATAAAGCTACTTTTTCTTTTGCATTAAGTAATATATTATTTACATCTATTCTTGATGATAAGCTCTCACTACTTTCAATGTTTGCCCGTCTATTACTTCCTCCAACACTTAAACCTACAGATACATCAACTAATTTATTAGGATTTATTGCTCCACTAATAACCTTATTTACCTTATGTATATTAGAAGCTATATTTAATACATTATCTACTCTTCCACTTTCAATCATTTCTTTTGTATCTGCTGCTATATCAAGTAAACTTGACCCTGCATTTACTCTAATACCTATATTAAAATTATTAGACTTTAAATTACCTTTTACATCATTTTTTACATCTTTTAATAGTATATTATTTGCATTAATTTCAAGTCTTTCTCCTAATATATCTGCACTACTTACTACATCTCCTGTTGTTTCTATCCTTATTTCTTTTGATGATATATTTGATTTATGTGAAAGTAGACTTTCTTCAGTATTTTCATCTTGATTTAATGTATAACCTAGTTTTGCACTTACTCCTCTTAAACTTACCTTTAAATCAAAATTTACTCTACTATCATTTAAATAGTCTTCTCTTAAAATCTTACTTTTATCTTCTAATATATTTACGCTACTTGCCTTTATTTCTAACTTTTCATTTGTATGTATATTAGAACCTCTTACAAGTAAGTCCCCTGTATTTATTTTAACATTTTTCCCTAATATATTACTAGAATTTATTTCTTCTATTTCTTCAATTTGTTCTATCTTAGTTCTATTTTTGATAAATATATTTTCATTTATCTCATGTCTTGTATTCTTCGTCTTATTTGATAATATTTTTATCTTTTCACTATTTAACTCTATATTTTCTTCTGCTATTAAATTACTGCCTAATATATTAGTACTTCTTGAATCTATTTTAATGTTTTTACCAAATATTTCACTTGATATATTTTTCTCTGTCTTTTGTCTTTCTTCTACTAAAGACTTCCAAAATAGAGTGTCTTCTAAATATTTTATTTCATTTATTCTTTCATCTACTATAGATTTTACAAATATATTATCTGATTTAATATTTAAATTATCTAAGGCTTTTAATCTTGCTCCCTCTATTAATATGTTATTACTTGATAAATTAATATTATCAAATAGTAACTTTTGATCTCTAATATTTAAATTCTTTGCATTTATTGTAATATTACTCTTCTTAGGAGTTTCTTTTTCAAGTTTTTTATCCTCTAATTTGAATTCATTTATTAAATACTTGTTTTTATTATTGTATTTAATATTATTTAGAAAATACGGATTATTTAAGAAATTTGATAGTTTTGTATATCTTGGGTCTTCTTCTACTGTATACTCTACATTCTTTCCATCTATATCTATATTCTCTTTATTATTTACATATCTTTCATCTTCTTCTCTTAAAGTCTTCTTATCTTCATCTTTAAGATTTACAATATTTGATATTATATTTATTTCTTCTCCCTTAATATGTGAGGGAAGTCCTTTAAGACTTACTTCTCTTTCATTACCTAAGTCTCTAATATATGTAGCTTTATGATATATGTAACAAGCAACTACTCCAAAACAAGTTCTATCTCCTTCATATATCATCTTCTCATATCCATCTTTAACTATTATCTTTTCATCACTTATACTCGATGAATTATTAAAGATATTTGAACTTATCTTATTTTCTTTATTTGCTATTATATGTCCATCTTTATTATTTAATTCTTCTTTTGTAGTAATATTAATATTATTTCCACTAAGTACTGAAAAGCTTGTATCAGAATTAGTATTTTCAATTATACCTTTTAGAGTTAATTTGGTTTCTCCACTTCTTGTATAATCTTCTGTCTTATCTACATTATCATACATATATCTTCTATGTTCTTCTTTAATATTTGATATATTTTCTTTACTTAGTAATGTAGTGTATTCATCTAGATTAAAGAATATACCTGGTTTCCCTGCCCTATTTCTATTCTTTACCAATGTTTCATGATTCTTTAGTACTCTCCAATCAAATTCACTAAGATCTATTTCTACTACTTCATCATAAAAGGCTGATAAAGCATTTCTTTTTGCTTCATCTGTTTTCGATTGTTTTAGTGCATTATATGAATCATATTGTTCTACTACTTTTTTTATCCATTTTGTTTTTACTTCTTCTTCATTTAGTTCTTTATTATCTAAAGTAATCCATTTCTTAATAGGACTTCCATATGAATTTACTCTTCCTACATTATTTAAAGTAGTACTTGATATATTTAGATTTTTATCTGCATGTATTATTGCTCCATTTTTATTATCTATGTTGTTTTGGGCTATTAGGTTTATATTATCACTTATTAATACATTCCCATCATTTATTATGTTTTTAGCTGATATATTAATACTTTCATTTGATATTATTTTATCTCTATTTGTA includes:
- a CDS encoding Mbeg1-like protein; the encoded protein is MVKNRNRAGKPGIFFNLDEYTTLLSKENISNIKEEHRRYMYDNVDKTEDYTRSGETKLTLKGIIENTNSDTSFSVLSGNNINITTKEELNNKDGHIIANKENKISSNIFNNSSSISDEKIIVKDGYEKMIYEGDRTCFGVVACYIYHKATYIRDLGNEREVSLKGLPSHIKGEEINIISNIVNLKDEDKKTLREEDERYVNNKENIDIDGKNVEYTVEEDPRYTKLSNFLNNPYFLNNIKYNNKNKYLINEFKLEDKKLEKETPKKSNITINAKNLNIRDQKLLFDNINLSSNNILIEGARLKALDNLNIKSDNIFVKSIVDERINEIKYLEDTLFWKSLVEERQKTEKNISSEIFGKNIKIDSRSTNILGSNLIAEENIELNSEKIKILSNKTKNTRHEINENIFIKNRTKIEQIEEIEEINSSNILGKNVKINTGDLLVRGSNIHTNEKLEIKASSVNILEDKSKILREDYLNDSRVNFDLKVSLRGVSAKLGYTLNQDENTEESLLSHKSNISSKEIRIETTGDVVSSADILGERLEINANNILLKDVKNDVKGNLKSNNFNIGIRVNAGSSLLDIAADTKEMIESGRVDNVLNIASNIHKVNKVISGAINPNKLVDVSVGLSVGGSNRRANIESSESLSSRIDVNNILLNAKEKVALLNQEINGESLEINSKETHLLQGESSKRVSDKTDGGNVDLSFNPLTMSGTVGVGYSNKRYSLDEKIYSKNKLNLEDIKINSEKVLEEDKRDEKKEDKSSLDLGFSVSAGMSGVTGVDANVKVNDTGIGLGLDLSGSSVLGGRGSLSHKGNGFGIGLSREGKITSSEIEVDGKKYNAHLELLHKENRDKVIDDFKNVLGTPSAYVRAIDTTVNIDGANLLTEINKEVTKLNVDTETLLRRYKGILENSKSDEERISIIKSYYRDIGKVGGKEFKDVVFLDNITNDKGVITKAGTTKDNTLYININNVDVLDLESMKKLVTYETNRWKYENEEIDDNTLHYKQEEINESRTSIEVETKTLTMEEMSELRNYTYVPRFSEKEIQKQILEIEKSLDEKNKKKFNKLNDLEKRNVANNILLKEKIEGTIDKKVDTIFYVDNPNNIYTGIDTKGFTVDELNKIAQNAYKDYSVEKTFYKDLVVKKVIKDEKNGLDGYILENKNTGEIIISFRGTEKTKINDIKNDIQLSERNNDQYLEAYKQVKEYLESSKNKGKVALLVGHSLGGGIANYISRRLINTQAVTFDPAPVVYDSVIKNEIKGRERVGYDTSGDRDSLAVIPLSALLNGTTISKGKLTTNNKTANFASDLMHYDLMINILLKSIRKFYPENSKYMIETAYQNSKNANLINRKIRKELLEKHPDINHYLELLQRRNWFLSSKTTEYKAIGLEKQIKEYEKKDYIKKYNEAIVGITQNHQVGKVDKNANKLVKRKQKVGK
- a CDS encoding ShlB/FhaC/HecB family hemolysin secretion/activation protein; this translates as MKKLLIILIPFIVYSTEIDKIIYNGIEDSLAISLNSDLKSGEELDVSKIDTLVSNFKYAKSNNIDVSIEPSIEEDKSNIVITNKKTNPFKLSLGFDNYGENNEVGKYRYNISAGVEGLILNEKLDISYTFVRPILPNRKVMKNVDELLPGEELEEVSDKRRSRRNENLDINLSFPIKNNKIYLKYSNTRYLRSIITDNENIYDISGLSNGFEIKFDRKINK